From Pseudarthrobacter equi, a single genomic window includes:
- a CDS encoding CHRD domain-containing protein: MNKALRFLAVPTLALGALALSGVPAMAHDGSDHYQSTLGQLNGSSASGSVTVDVTGNQAHAVLKVSGLPATFMDAPYPHVQHIHGGAQGVCPAPSADKDGDQVVSTTEGAPSYGAIVTTLSTSGDTSPAAGLDLKVAGQGAAYTVDRTFELNAETKAALEAGTAVVVVHGLDPATLSAAGQAAKSDLVPSLPLAATSPALCGTLKAGQMQMPTGGADTGITQDTGTDATALAIGGGLTLVALAGGAYAIRRRTAA; the protein is encoded by the coding sequence ATGAATAAGGCACTTCGCTTCCTCGCAGTTCCCACGCTCGCTCTCGGGGCTTTGGCCCTCTCCGGGGTCCCGGCCATGGCCCACGACGGTTCCGACCATTACCAGTCGACCCTGGGTCAGCTGAACGGCAGTAGCGCCTCCGGCTCTGTCACGGTTGACGTCACCGGCAACCAGGCCCACGCCGTGCTGAAGGTCTCGGGCCTGCCCGCGACGTTCATGGATGCCCCGTATCCGCACGTGCAGCACATCCACGGCGGCGCCCAGGGCGTGTGCCCGGCGCCGTCGGCGGACAAGGACGGTGACCAGGTTGTTTCCACCACAGAGGGTGCCCCGTCCTACGGGGCGATTGTCACCACCCTCTCGACCAGCGGGGATACCAGCCCTGCTGCGGGTCTTGACCTGAAGGTCGCCGGACAGGGCGCGGCCTACACTGTGGACAGGACCTTCGAACTGAACGCCGAGACCAAGGCCGCCCTCGAGGCCGGCACGGCCGTCGTCGTCGTTCACGGCCTGGACCCAGCCACCTTGAGCGCCGCCGGTCAGGCGGCCAAGAGCGATCTGGTGCCAAGCCTGCCACTGGCCGCGACATCACCTGCGCTGTGCGGAACGTTGAAGGCCGGGCAGATGCAGATGCCCACCGGCGGCGCTGACACCGGCATCACCCAGGACACCGGCACCGACGCCACCGCCCTGGCCATCGGCGGCGGCCTGACTCTCGTAGCCCTCGCCGGCGGCGCCTACGCAATCCGCCGCCGCACCGCGGCCTAA
- a CDS encoding extracellular solute-binding protein, with the protein MFTRKLHRPAALAAAVVTATALALTACGGPSSSSSDAGPANGKVTLWMYPVIKDETASKKFWQDTEAAFEKANPGIDLTIELQTFDKRDAQISAALAAGSGPDVVLITPDQAATYRNVRGLLPVDDAVSKDKNSFYPNTLDAAAFDEQLFGVPLFQNINTTAYNTKIFKDAGLELPKTWDDLRAAAPVLAKQGVAVMDYAGSPEQTLNLSFYPLLWQAGGKVFSDDAKDIAFDSAEGESALQLLVDLKKAGGLPIDAATDGPKVEGAPIATGKAAMRATTSLPELKQMRAALGAENVALGEPLTGKDQATYGNPGLLALTSINKKENRQAAYTVMDYLSSAASQKALNAAAGNLPTREDAAVLGDDADSKAMAAALKAANPGESSPVARQVMGALAPNIQAALRGDLTPKEALAKAATEARGILQRAAR; encoded by the coding sequence ATGTTCACACGAAAACTGCACCGGCCCGCAGCCTTGGCTGCCGCCGTCGTTACCGCAACAGCCCTGGCCCTGACCGCCTGCGGCGGCCCTTCCTCATCGTCGAGCGACGCCGGGCCGGCAAACGGCAAAGTCACTCTCTGGATGTACCCCGTCATCAAGGACGAGACGGCCAGCAAGAAGTTCTGGCAGGACACCGAGGCCGCCTTCGAAAAAGCCAACCCGGGAATCGACCTGACCATCGAACTGCAAACGTTCGACAAGCGCGATGCCCAGATTTCGGCGGCGTTGGCCGCCGGCTCAGGACCCGACGTCGTGCTCATTACGCCCGACCAGGCAGCCACCTACCGGAACGTCCGCGGGCTGCTGCCGGTGGACGACGCCGTGTCCAAAGACAAAAACTCCTTCTACCCGAACACCCTGGACGCCGCGGCCTTCGACGAGCAACTGTTCGGCGTGCCCCTGTTCCAGAACATCAACACCACCGCCTACAACACCAAGATCTTCAAGGACGCCGGTCTGGAACTGCCGAAGACCTGGGACGACCTCCGGGCGGCCGCACCTGTGCTGGCCAAACAGGGCGTCGCCGTCATGGACTACGCGGGCAGCCCTGAACAGACCCTGAACCTGTCCTTCTATCCGTTGCTGTGGCAGGCCGGTGGCAAGGTCTTCAGCGATGACGCCAAGGACATTGCTTTCGATTCGGCAGAGGGCGAATCCGCTCTGCAACTCCTGGTGGACCTCAAGAAGGCCGGAGGCCTGCCCATCGACGCCGCCACGGATGGCCCCAAGGTGGAGGGCGCTCCGATCGCCACCGGCAAGGCTGCCATGCGGGCCACTACCTCCCTGCCTGAGCTCAAGCAGATGCGGGCCGCCCTGGGAGCAGAGAACGTTGCCCTCGGAGAACCCCTGACGGGCAAGGACCAGGCAACGTATGGGAACCCCGGCCTCCTGGCGCTGACCTCCATCAACAAGAAGGAAAACCGGCAAGCCGCTTACACGGTGATGGACTACCTGAGCTCGGCCGCCTCGCAGAAAGCCCTCAACGCCGCCGCAGGCAACCTGCCTACCCGCGAGGACGCTGCCGTCCTCGGTGACGATGCGGATTCCAAAGCCATGGCAGCCGCACTCAAGGCCGCGAACCCCGGCGAATCCTCACCGGTAGCCCGCCAAGTGATGGGTGCCCTCGCACCGAACATCCAGGCCGCCCTCCGCGGCGACCTCACACCCAAGGAAGCCCTGGCCAAGGCCGCCACGGAAGCCCGCGGCATCCTGCAGCGCGCGGCCCGCTGA
- a CDS encoding sulfatase family protein: MRNILLLHCHDLGRFLGSYGVGSVSTPHLDALAGESALFEQAFATAPHCSPARASLFTGTYPQSNGVLGLTHDPFAWDLNEPRLHIANRLKSVGYRTELVGVHHESRVLPDDEVATRLGFDRARTGGARDVVVSRATDALHRMAAGGSPFYLQVGFTEPHRVPSQHDRPGVMGFLADGVAPDASRGHNIPPYLLDDSGSREEIAELQGAVKHMDEGVGRILAELDALGLRENTVVLFTTDHGLALPRAKCTLYDAGLEVALMLRVPGNTAWSGRRIADIVSHVDVLPTLLDISGHTVPADLPGTSLRAAVESGEPVRQHCFSQLTFHTYYDPKRSVRTSTHKLIVNFSNAPRAMDPTQSWVHRSLPVDLGGPTIGTSPALELYDLGADPAELDNEAGNPAQAEILRQLSAALFAWMRETDDPLLEPAPTHAARHSIALKHLHDASLTPSRK, translated from the coding sequence ATGCGCAACATCCTCCTGCTGCACTGCCACGACCTGGGCCGCTTCCTGGGAAGCTACGGGGTGGGCAGCGTCTCCACTCCCCACCTCGATGCCCTGGCCGGCGAATCGGCGTTGTTTGAGCAGGCCTTCGCCACTGCACCGCACTGCAGCCCGGCCCGTGCCTCGCTGTTCACGGGCACCTACCCCCAAAGCAATGGAGTCCTCGGCCTCACCCACGATCCTTTCGCCTGGGACCTCAACGAACCCCGCCTCCACATCGCGAACCGCCTCAAGTCCGTGGGCTACCGGACTGAACTGGTGGGCGTGCACCACGAATCACGCGTACTGCCCGATGACGAAGTCGCCACCAGGCTCGGGTTTGACCGCGCCAGGACCGGCGGTGCGCGCGACGTCGTCGTCAGCCGCGCGACTGATGCCCTCCACAGAATGGCCGCCGGCGGCAGTCCGTTCTACCTCCAGGTCGGCTTCACCGAACCCCACCGCGTCCCCTCACAGCACGACCGTCCCGGCGTCATGGGCTTCCTGGCCGACGGCGTCGCGCCGGACGCATCGCGTGGACACAACATCCCGCCGTACCTGCTGGACGATTCAGGTTCCCGCGAGGAGATCGCCGAGCTCCAAGGCGCCGTGAAGCACATGGACGAAGGCGTGGGACGCATCCTCGCAGAACTCGACGCACTGGGCCTCCGCGAGAACACCGTGGTGCTGTTCACCACGGATCACGGACTCGCGCTGCCACGCGCCAAATGCACCCTGTACGACGCCGGACTGGAAGTTGCGCTGATGCTGCGCGTTCCAGGAAACACGGCTTGGTCAGGGAGACGGATAGCGGACATCGTCAGCCATGTGGACGTGCTGCCGACGTTGCTGGATATTTCCGGCCACACAGTGCCAGCGGACCTGCCGGGGACCAGCCTCCGGGCGGCGGTGGAAAGCGGCGAACCCGTCCGCCAACACTGCTTCAGCCAGTTGACCTTCCACACCTACTACGACCCCAAACGGTCAGTGCGGACCTCCACGCACAAGCTGATCGTCAACTTCTCCAACGCACCCCGCGCCATGGATCCCACCCAATCCTGGGTCCACCGCAGCCTGCCCGTGGACCTGGGCGGCCCCACCATCGGCACCAGCCCGGCCTTGGAACTCTATGACCTCGGCGCGGACCCGGCGGAACTGGACAACGAGGCCGGCAATCCGGCCCAAGCGGAAATCCTCCGGCAACTGTCCGCCGCGCTCTTCGCCTGGATGCGGGAGACGGACGATCCCCTCCTGGAACCCGCACCCACCCACGCCGCGCGCCACAGCATTGCGCTCAAACACCTCCACGACGCCAGCCTCACCCCCAGCAGAAAGTAA
- a CDS encoding hydroxyacid dehydrogenase, which produces MNLNDGVVRSPNASPLRILLGIPEAEFDAFFPADTLGALSGLGQITIAEPAALQSPGAFEAAAGEAEVAITAWGFPRLDAERLAMAPKLRCVLHAASSVHFLVSDDFWDAGIPISQSGAAMAPAVAELSLVFTLALLRRLELMDVRLRSGATWDEARNVRRAREISGARIGVVGASRTGRRYVEACLALGADVSIYDPYLTADDVLAARSTTLDSLLAGSDVVAIHAPDTPETRGLIGKQQLALLKDGAAFVNTARSTIVDMAALFAEVSSGRIDAALDVFDDEPLPADDPWRGLPNALLTPHIAGATEDSRRRAGLIVVDELRRFLAGQPLEHALTRTDLERMG; this is translated from the coding sequence ATGAACCTCAACGACGGCGTTGTACGCTCACCCAACGCTTCCCCACTCCGGATTCTCCTGGGCATCCCCGAGGCCGAATTCGACGCCTTCTTCCCCGCAGACACCTTGGGCGCCCTCAGCGGGCTGGGCCAGATCACCATCGCCGAACCAGCGGCTTTGCAGTCCCCCGGGGCTTTCGAAGCCGCCGCAGGCGAGGCAGAAGTAGCCATCACGGCGTGGGGCTTCCCGCGCCTCGACGCCGAACGCCTGGCCATGGCCCCAAAACTCCGCTGCGTCCTCCACGCAGCCTCGTCCGTACACTTCCTGGTCAGTGACGACTTCTGGGACGCGGGCATTCCCATCTCGCAGTCCGGGGCGGCAATGGCACCTGCGGTTGCCGAACTCTCCCTTGTTTTCACGCTGGCCCTGCTGCGCCGCCTCGAACTCATGGACGTCAGGCTCCGCTCAGGCGCCACGTGGGACGAAGCCCGCAACGTCAGGCGTGCGCGGGAGATTTCCGGCGCACGCATCGGCGTCGTGGGGGCGTCGCGCACGGGCCGCCGCTATGTCGAGGCCTGCCTCGCTCTCGGCGCCGACGTCAGCATCTACGATCCGTACCTCACGGCAGACGATGTGCTGGCCGCACGCTCAACCACGCTGGACTCCTTGCTGGCCGGGAGTGATGTGGTAGCCATCCACGCACCGGACACCCCGGAAACCCGGGGGCTCATCGGCAAACAGCAGCTGGCACTCCTCAAAGATGGCGCCGCCTTCGTCAATACCGCCCGCTCCACGATCGTGGACATGGCTGCCCTTTTCGCCGAAGTGTCCTCAGGCCGGATCGACGCCGCACTGGATGTGTTCGATGACGAGCCGCTGCCGGCAGACGATCCCTGGCGCGGCCTCCCCAACGCCCTCCTCACCCCGCACATCGCCGGCGCCACGGAGGATTCCCGGCGCAGGGCCGGCCTCATCGTGGTGGACGAACTCCGCCGCTTCCTTGCCGGTCAGCCACTGGAACACGCCCTGACCCGCACCGATCTGGAAAGGATGGGCTAG
- a CDS encoding Gfo/Idh/MocA family protein, with protein MSTDSAAPIRFGLIGVDSPHAPSFTRLFGNGFDGVVPGGTVTHAWKGVPASDFPLSRDRNDDFAAQVAALGVTLCDSPEAVAEACDALLIVAADTRTHPEYFRRVVEFGKPIYVDTRFALSLADAKRMLELAGASGSLVLTGSPKRFTPEFRAVQSRGPARQISLTGPMPTQPGHPGLAWYGVHLIDLAVASLGPAAGPSGTVTVHSHKTANPAGTTDVTISWEDGREATFRGESAWSPLTSGTIKTNERTKSFSIEACPEMLTGLLTNIVESIRADKPNLPADEVLSIVALIEAANRSIDSGTPVTTGDIRWPC; from the coding sequence ATGAGCACTGATTCTGCTGCACCGATCCGGTTCGGCCTGATCGGCGTGGATTCGCCACATGCGCCGTCGTTCACGCGCCTCTTCGGGAACGGGTTCGACGGCGTGGTCCCCGGCGGAACGGTGACACACGCCTGGAAGGGGGTGCCGGCGTCGGACTTTCCGTTGAGCCGCGACCGCAATGACGACTTTGCCGCCCAAGTGGCCGCGCTTGGGGTTACGCTGTGCGATTCGCCGGAGGCTGTGGCCGAAGCCTGCGATGCCCTGCTGATCGTTGCCGCCGACACCCGCACCCACCCGGAGTACTTCAGACGGGTGGTGGAGTTCGGCAAGCCCATATATGTGGACACCCGTTTTGCGTTGTCACTTGCCGACGCCAAGCGCATGCTTGAACTGGCCGGCGCCTCCGGCAGCCTCGTTCTGACAGGATCCCCCAAACGCTTCACACCAGAGTTCCGGGCCGTACAGTCCCGCGGCCCCGCCCGACAAATATCGCTCACCGGTCCCATGCCGACTCAACCCGGACACCCAGGCCTGGCCTGGTACGGTGTCCACCTCATTGACCTGGCAGTTGCTTCCCTCGGACCCGCGGCCGGACCGTCAGGTACAGTCACCGTCCACTCCCACAAAACCGCCAACCCTGCCGGCACAACGGACGTAACGATCAGTTGGGAGGACGGACGCGAGGCGACGTTCCGGGGCGAGTCAGCCTGGAGCCCCCTAACAAGCGGGACTATCAAGACAAATGAAAGGACGAAAAGCTTTTCTATCGAGGCCTGCCCTGAGATGCTGACAGGCCTCCTAACCAACATCGTCGAGTCCATCCGCGCTGACAAACCAAACCTGCCAGCAGACGAAGTCCTCAGCATCGTGGCCCTCATCGAAGCCGCTAACCGGAGCATAGACAGCGGGACTCCCGTGACCACAGGAGACATTCGATGGCCCTGTTGA
- a CDS encoding alpha/beta fold hydrolase, protein MPSSLSPDDSGQICCTAPYSEVMLHSTRQGSGKPLLLIHGLGSSIGNWNPVIPALAAERDVIAVDLPGCGESAPLTGETTIATLTDAVEAFIRDRELGDIDVVGNSMGARMAMEMARRGHTGTTIALDPGGFWNDRQAAIFGASIKASVALVRRIQPALPFLTGNPVGRTALLAQFSAHPWKLPQDLVLHELGGFKTSTSLDPALNALIHGPRQEGAPAGSLKGKMVIGWGRKDKVTAPSEAARATELFPDATLHWFENCGHFPHWDQPTEAARLILDSTG, encoded by the coding sequence GTGCCGTCGAGCCTTTCGCCAGATGACTCTGGCCAGATATGTTGCACCGCCCCTTACAGTGAAGTCATGCTGCACTCAACCCGGCAAGGCTCCGGTAAGCCACTCCTCCTGATCCATGGGCTCGGTTCCAGTATTGGTAACTGGAACCCGGTAATCCCGGCGCTGGCCGCTGAACGCGATGTCATCGCCGTCGACCTCCCCGGTTGCGGCGAATCCGCGCCCCTGACCGGCGAAACCACCATTGCCACACTGACCGATGCTGTCGAAGCCTTTATCCGCGACCGGGAACTGGGTGACATTGATGTGGTAGGCAACTCCATGGGCGCCCGGATGGCAATGGAAATGGCACGGCGAGGGCACACTGGCACCACGATCGCACTGGACCCTGGTGGATTCTGGAATGACCGCCAGGCAGCGATCTTTGGTGCAAGCATCAAGGCATCCGTCGCACTGGTGCGACGCATCCAACCGGCGCTCCCCTTCCTCACGGGCAACCCGGTGGGCCGCACGGCCCTGTTGGCTCAGTTCTCCGCCCACCCATGGAAGCTGCCGCAGGATCTGGTGCTGCATGAGCTTGGCGGGTTCAAGACATCGACCAGTCTGGACCCGGCCCTCAACGCGCTGATTCACGGACCCCGCCAGGAAGGCGCACCGGCCGGTTCACTCAAGGGCAAAATGGTCATTGGATGGGGGCGGAAGGACAAGGTCACCGCTCCCAGTGAGGCGGCGCGGGCCACGGAACTGTTCCCGGATGCAACGCTCCACTGGTTCGAAAACTGCGGTCACTTCCCGCACTGGGACCAACCAACCGAAGCGGCGCGCCTGATCCTCGATAGCACCGGCTGA
- a CDS encoding sortase domain-containing protein, which yields MTLSIPSIGVRTDLLHLGLRTNGALEVPQDTGHGAPASWYNGSPTPGARGPAVILGHVNALGGATGVFAGLRDLEPGSEISISRADGSTAEFTVDRGALYSKNDFPTLEVYGNTDAAELRLITCDGYDPATGLFDDNYVIYATLTP from the coding sequence GTGACGCTGAGCATTCCCTCGATCGGGGTGCGGACAGACCTGCTGCACCTTGGCTTGCGAACCAACGGCGCCCTGGAAGTCCCCCAGGACACCGGGCACGGCGCACCCGCCAGCTGGTACAACGGCTCACCAACCCCGGGAGCGCGCGGCCCGGCCGTGATCCTGGGTCACGTCAACGCCCTCGGCGGCGCCACCGGGGTCTTCGCCGGCCTGCGCGACCTCGAGCCAGGCAGCGAGATCAGCATCAGCCGCGCTGACGGCAGCACCGCAGAGTTCACCGTTGACCGCGGCGCCCTGTATTCCAAGAACGACTTCCCGACCCTGGAGGTCTACGGCAACACCGACGCCGCCGAACTCAGGCTCATCACCTGCGACGGATACGACCCCGCCACGGGCCTGTTTGACGATAACTACGTCATCTACGCCACCCTCACACCCTGA
- a CDS encoding ROK family protein yields the protein MKPRAGSKALIREINEALVLDVVRTQSPVSRATIAGHTGLSPASITGITNKLLQQQLLVETEIERGTGGRPARLLELGRDGVFAAGVRLSATEALAVVVDLRGSVVATHTEPLNSTQPDDAAAAAAKAVADAAGENATKLIGVGIAVSGVVDQVGGLVRHSGAMDWADVPFQGIIEQASGQPAILDSYVNAYARGLLFDGSFTGRDMLVFSVGISLGAAVVVEGRIQRGFNGAAGGFAHTRAMNNGGPARPCHCGAEDCLETYGSLWGMEQELLRAGQHREVTPDVDTHLIADASAQLGTGMANVAKVLAPERVVVGFAPEAQVGSFAEQATTAFLGQFRHSNTPPPGIEAVAADHAAVARGAACLVLEGLFSARDTQPEGWQPVRTA from the coding sequence ATGAAGCCACGCGCAGGAAGCAAGGCCCTGATCAGGGAAATCAACGAGGCCTTGGTGCTCGACGTTGTGCGCACCCAGTCGCCGGTTTCGCGGGCAACCATCGCGGGCCACACAGGGCTCAGCCCCGCCAGCATTACGGGCATCACCAACAAGCTGCTCCAGCAGCAACTCCTGGTGGAAACGGAGATCGAACGCGGGACCGGCGGCCGGCCCGCGCGCTTGCTGGAGCTCGGCCGGGACGGTGTCTTCGCCGCCGGGGTGCGGCTGTCCGCCACGGAGGCGCTCGCCGTTGTCGTTGATTTGCGCGGCAGCGTGGTGGCCACCCATACCGAGCCGCTGAATTCCACGCAGCCCGATGACGCCGCCGCGGCCGCGGCCAAAGCCGTCGCAGACGCGGCCGGGGAAAACGCCACCAAACTGATTGGCGTGGGCATTGCAGTGTCCGGCGTGGTGGACCAGGTCGGTGGCCTGGTCCGGCACAGCGGGGCCATGGACTGGGCAGACGTACCGTTCCAGGGGATCATCGAGCAAGCATCCGGCCAGCCGGCCATCCTTGACAGCTACGTCAACGCCTACGCCCGCGGACTCCTGTTCGACGGTTCTTTCACCGGCCGGGACATGCTCGTCTTTAGCGTCGGCATCAGCCTGGGGGCCGCCGTCGTGGTTGAGGGGCGCATCCAGCGCGGCTTCAACGGCGCCGCCGGTGGCTTCGCCCACACCCGGGCCATGAACAACGGCGGCCCGGCCCGGCCCTGCCACTGCGGGGCGGAGGACTGCCTGGAAACCTACGGGAGCCTGTGGGGAATGGAACAGGAACTGTTGCGCGCGGGCCAGCACCGGGAGGTGACGCCCGACGTCGATACCCACCTCATTGCCGACGCATCCGCTCAGCTGGGGACCGGAATGGCGAACGTCGCCAAGGTTCTGGCGCCGGAACGCGTGGTGGTGGGGTTCGCGCCCGAGGCTCAGGTGGGGAGCTTTGCGGAACAGGCGACAACGGCGTTCCTTGGGCAGTTCCGGCATTCGAATACTCCTCCTCCCGGGATTGAAGCGGTTGCGGCCGACCATGCCGCTGTAGCCAGGGGAGCGGCGTGCTTGGTCTTGGAAGGATTGTTTTCGGCGCGGGACACACAGCCCGAAGGGTGGCAGCCGGTCCGGACGGCCTGA
- a CDS encoding carbohydrate ABC transporter permease: MSIQTQPRSTASAAAPPPAPLKKVRNREALAGILFVLPTLMIFGLFKFLPIFGAGAMSLTQYSLNGDFEFLGADNYTRLAADPNFWQSLRVTFIYVAIFVPFIIAVSLAGAVLLDKLVRFTGTFRALLFIPYLSSFVMAGIIWTWIFSTDGPLNAALGGMGLGPVPFTSGPQLLVLLSLAVVSVWKGFGYSMLIFLAGLKAQPAEVHEAARIDGAGAWKSFWYVTLPLLKPVVFFVLIIETIVGFQGFDTIYVMTGGGPARASHSLIYFLFDEGFKFFDFGYASAVGVVLFLIVLVLSLVQQRFFEGKDSK; the protein is encoded by the coding sequence ATGTCCATCCAAACCCAGCCCCGCTCCACCGCCAGCGCGGCCGCACCGCCACCTGCTCCGCTGAAGAAGGTCCGCAACCGGGAGGCCCTGGCCGGCATCCTCTTCGTCCTACCCACGCTGATGATCTTCGGGCTCTTCAAATTCCTGCCCATCTTCGGGGCGGGGGCCATGAGCCTGACCCAGTACAGCCTGAACGGTGATTTCGAGTTTCTGGGCGCCGACAACTACACGCGCCTCGCGGCCGACCCGAATTTCTGGCAAAGCCTGCGCGTCACGTTCATCTACGTGGCGATCTTCGTTCCGTTCATCATCGCCGTCTCCCTGGCCGGGGCCGTCCTGCTGGACAAACTGGTCCGTTTCACCGGTACGTTCCGGGCACTCCTGTTCATCCCCTACCTGAGCTCGTTCGTCATGGCAGGCATCATCTGGACCTGGATATTCTCCACCGACGGTCCCCTGAACGCGGCACTCGGTGGGATGGGCCTGGGTCCGGTGCCGTTCACGTCCGGCCCGCAACTCCTGGTGCTGCTGTCCCTGGCAGTGGTGTCGGTGTGGAAAGGCTTCGGCTACTCCATGCTGATCTTCCTCGCCGGGCTTAAGGCGCAGCCAGCCGAAGTCCACGAGGCCGCCCGGATCGACGGCGCAGGAGCCTGGAAGTCGTTCTGGTACGTGACGTTGCCGCTCCTGAAACCCGTGGTGTTCTTCGTCCTGATCATTGAGACGATCGTCGGCTTTCAGGGCTTCGACACTATCTACGTCATGACCGGCGGCGGACCCGCCCGGGCCAGCCACAGCCTCATCTACTTCCTGTTCGACGAAGGCTTCAAATTCTTCGACTTCGGCTATGCCTCGGCCGTGGGTGTGGTGCTGTTCCTGATTGTGCTGGTGCTGTCCCTGGTCCAGCAACGCTTCTTCGAAGGAAAGGACTCCAAGTGA
- a CDS encoding carbohydrate ABC transporter permease, translating to MTAVISPPAPPGSKRRSTEKRRQRTLTWVLAVISLFTVAPLLAVVVLALSPADAPTIPYAVPSSLTFDNIVRIFNVGEFPLWFWNSFAYSAVSVVVVLLTASMAAYALARKRFPGRNALLWAIIATLMVPVQATLIPTFILISKMGGVNTLWGLILPTLANAQAIFLIRQFVKDMPEELFDAARIDGAGEWRTFAQIVLPLIRPVLATLAIFVFLWHWNDLLWPLVVGQSDTARTLTVGLATLNTETASTSNVMAATLVSFIPCLVIFALLQKHIVASITHSGVKG from the coding sequence GTGACAGCCGTCATCTCCCCACCCGCCCCTCCGGGCTCCAAACGGCGCAGCACCGAGAAGCGCCGGCAAAGGACCCTCACCTGGGTCCTCGCGGTGATCTCCCTCTTCACCGTGGCGCCCTTGCTCGCCGTCGTCGTCCTGGCGCTCTCCCCCGCCGATGCCCCAACCATTCCGTACGCTGTGCCGTCGTCGTTGACCTTCGACAACATCGTCCGGATCTTCAACGTGGGCGAATTCCCGCTCTGGTTCTGGAACTCCTTCGCGTACTCCGCAGTGTCCGTAGTGGTTGTCCTGCTCACCGCTTCCATGGCCGCCTACGCCCTGGCCCGTAAACGATTCCCGGGACGCAACGCCCTGCTGTGGGCGATCATCGCCACCCTGATGGTTCCGGTGCAGGCCACACTTATTCCCACGTTCATCCTCATCTCCAAGATGGGCGGAGTTAACACGCTCTGGGGCCTCATCCTGCCCACGCTGGCCAACGCACAAGCCATCTTCCTGATCCGGCAATTCGTGAAAGACATGCCCGAGGAACTCTTCGACGCCGCCCGCATCGACGGAGCCGGGGAATGGCGGACCTTCGCCCAGATAGTGCTGCCCTTGATCCGGCCGGTTCTGGCAACCCTCGCAATCTTCGTGTTTCTCTGGCATTGGAATGACCTCCTGTGGCCACTCGTCGTGGGCCAATCGGACACCGCCCGCACCTTGACCGTGGGCCTGGCCACCCTCAACACCGAAACCGCGTCCACGTCCAACGTCATGGCCGCCACCTTGGTCAGCTTCATCCCCTGCCTGGTGATTTTTGCCCTCCTGCAAAAGCACATCGTCGCGAGCATCACCCACAGCGGAGTCAAGGGATGA